The window CTGGAGGTCACCATCGAGGTCGCCCGCCCCATTCCGCCCACGCCGACCGTGGCGCCCACGCGCACGCCGTCGCCGATCTTGAGCGCCGGCCGGAACGCGCCTTGGGGCGTCATCCTGCCGGCGGCGCTGCTCCTGGCCGGTCTGGTGGGGGCGGGCATTGTACTGGCGCGGCGGCGGGCGCGGCGGGCCGCCCAGCCCGCGCCGCCCCCGCCGCGCATCATCCCGGCCACCGACCCGCCTGATGATCGCCACGTGGCCGTGCTGGAGCGGCTGACGGCCGAGGGGCACGCCGTGGAGGCCATCGAATTGACGGCGGCCGACGTGACGCTGGGCCGCGAGGCGGCGGCGGTGGAGATCGTCGTCGATGACCCCAGCGTGTCGCGCTTGCACGCCCGCATCCGGCGCAACCAGGCCGGGGAGTATTGGCTGTTCGATGAGGGCAGCGTGCAGGGGACAGCCCTTAATTTCGAGCCGTTGGGGTTGGCCCCGCGGCTGTTGCAGCATAATGACGTGATTCAAGTGGGGCGGGTGGCGTTGCGGTTTCGGTTGGAGATGCCGGAGAAAAGACCCTCTCCCTAGCCCTCTCCCAAGGGGAGAGGGAACTGTCCCCCTCCCTCCGGGAGGGGTTAGGGGAGGGTCTGGGAGACGGATGAGGACAAAGACCCTCTCCCTAGCCCTCTCCCAAGGGGAGAGGGGATCTTGTCCCCCTCCCTCCGGGAGGGGTTAGGGGAGGGTCTGGGAGATGGATGAGGACGAAGACCCTCTCCCTAGCCCTCTCCCAAGGGGAGAGGGAATCATGTCCCCCTCCCTCCGGGAGGGGTTAGGGGAGGGTCTGGGAGACGGATGAGGATGAAGACCCTCTCCCTAGCCCTCTCCCAAGGGGAGAGGGAACTTGTCCCCCTCCCTTCGGGAGGGGTTAGAGGAGGGTCTGGGTGACGGATGAGGATGAAGACCCTCTCCCTAACCCTCTCCCAAGGGGAGAGGGAACTTGTCCCCCTCCCTTCGGGAGGGGTTAGGGGAGGGCCTGGAAGGCGGATGAGGACGAAGACCCTCTCCCTAACCCTCTCCCAAGGGGAGAGGGAACTGTCCTCCCTCCCTTCGGGAGGGGTTAGGGGAGGGTTCCGACGGGGGTTCAAAGGTGACGCAATGAAGACGAGATTCTCAAATAAAATCCGGTTGGCGGCGCTGTGGCTGCCGCTGCTGCTGGGGGCGTGTGGCGGGTTCGATGTGGGGCAGATCGTCGCGCCGAGCGGCGAGGCGACGGCCACGCCCGCGCCGGCGCTGACCATCATCACCGACGACGGGCCGACCCCCACCCCGGCGGCGCTGGGCGAGACGCCGCAACTGATGTGTACACCGCCGGCCTGCGCCCCCGGCGAGGGGTACGCCTGCCCCAGCGGCGACTGCCCCGGCGGCTGTGGCACGGTCTGTGTTGCCCCGACGGCCGTCTCCGGGCCGCTGGCCGCCGCGCCGACCGAGTGGGAGAATCTCGAAGGCTGGCTGGCAACGCTGTGGCGCGGCAATATGAACCCGGCGGCGGTGCGGGCCGCGCTGCAACAGTCGGGTATGCAGCGCTCGCCTGACGATTGGCGCGCCGCCGACTTTGACGGCGATTTGCAGGATGAGTGGGTTGTAGTGCTCTATGACCAGTCGTTGCCCGGCGTGCCCTTCGGCTCGCCCGGCGATCTGTGGGTTGTCAACGGCGACGGGGTCATCTTCCGCTATTACACCGCGCCCAGTAGCGACATCTACGAATTCCTGGCCCCGACGATTGTGGCCGTGGCCGACATGACCGGCGACGGCCTGCCCGAACTCATCGCCGACGCCCCCACCTGTGGCGCGCACACCTGCTTCAACAACTACCGCATCATCGGCCTGCTGGACGGGCAATTGACCGACCGGCAATTTGTGGCCCCCCAGCCTTCGCCGGTGGAAGTCGATCCGACGCGGCCCACGCCGATCACGATGAGCTTCGCCGACACACGGCTGGAGGACGTGAACGGCGACGGCTTGCCGGAGTTCCTGGTCCACGGCGGCATGATTGGCTCGGTAGGCGCGGGCGTCGTCCGGCCGCGCACCGAGGTGTGGGGCTGGGACGGGACGGCGGTCGTGCTCAGGGAGACGATTCTCGACCCGACGACCTCCCGCCACCACATCCTATACGAGGCCAACGATCTCATGGACGCCGGCGATCTGGACGGAGCGCTGGCTCTCTACGAGACGGCTATCAACGACGGCGCGCTGGGCGACGATGGCTTCGCCCAATCGCCGGAGCAGGCGCGGGCCGACATCAACGCCTTCGCCGCTTTCCGGCTCATCCTGATCGACCTGCTACAGGGCAACGCCGAGCGGGCCAATAGCCGGCTGGCCTGGCTGGGGGCGACCTATCCGGCGTCGGCCGCGGCCGGGGCGGCGGCGACGCTCGTGGCCGAATGGACCGGGCCGGAGAACGCCAGCGCGCTGTGTGACCGCATCGAGACGAGCCTGTCGGCCGTCGCCAATCCGGCCGGGGCGTTAGCTGATATGGGCTATGGCAATCCTAGCTTGGGGGCGGGGGATTTTTGTCACAATCTACGTGGAAATGAGTGACGGCCTGCATTGCCCTTCCGTTATTCACCTGGAATCGTCTATAATAGCCATATGGGTACAACAATCGTCCTCGAGTTACCGGAAAAGACTTATCGCCGGGCGCAGCGTTTGGCCGAATTGACCGAGCGCGAGGTGACGGAGGTATTGGCTGATGCGCTAACACTGTCGCTTCCGGCTTTCGATTCGGCCCAGAAAAGCGTCCAGCCGGTCAGCGAACTCTCCGACACAGCCGTGCTGGCGTTAGCGGACTCTACAATGGAGCCGTCCGACGATTTGCGGCTTAGCGAGTTACTCTATCGGCAACAGGCGGAACTTTTGTCCGAGCCGGAACACGTGGAATTGGCCCGTCTCATGGAAGTCTATCAGGAAGGGCTGCTACTTAAAGCCGAGGGATTGGCAGAGGCCGTTCGCCGCGGGTTACGACTGCCACTCGTTTCATGAGTCAATCCAGTCGGGGCGATAGCGTACGTGCTCGCGTGCGGATGGAAGCTGGTGATCGGTGCGGGTATTGCCTCAGCCGTCAGGAATTTGTCTTTGCGCCGCTGGAAATCGAGCACATTGTGCCCACTTCGCGCGGCGGAAGCGATGAAGTAGAGAATCTATGGCTAGCTTGTCGCCTGTGCAACAGCTATAAAGGCACGCAGATCGAGGCCATCGATCCGGCAACGGGTGGCAGATACCGTCTTTTCAACCTACGTACCCAATCCTGGGCCGAGCATTTTCGTTGGAGCGCGGACGGAACGACAATCGAAGGCCTAACACCTTGCGGCCGGGCCACAGTATTGGCTCTGCAACTCAATAACCTATTGGCCGTTACTGTCCGGCGTTCGTGGGTACAGGTGGGTTGGCATCCTTAGTGATTATTATCCAGCGGCACAAACCCCTCACCGACCACTTCCTTAGCCGGGATGACCGTGATAAACGCATGGGGGTCTTCCTCGCCGACGATCAGCTTTAGTTGCTCGATCTCGGTCACGGTCAGGGCCACCAGTAGCACGTCGCGCTCCTGTTTCAGGAACATGCCGCGGCCGTGGAGAGCCGTCGCCCCGCGCTTCATCTCGGCGATGACCCGCGCCGCCACTTTGGCCGGGTCGGCGGCGACGATGAGGGCCATCACCTGTTGGCGGCGGCGGCTGCGGATACTGAGCCGCGACCAGGCCGAGCCGGTATCGGTCTCCCGCTCCCCGTGGCCCGGCCACAGATCGCCCAGGAAATCACCGATGTCGTATTTGGGCAATACCTCGCCGCTGGCCTCGTGCAGCCCGCGCGTGATCAGCACCGTCAGCAACAGGATGCCCAGAAAGACGACGTGCGCCCCCAGCACCACACTGCCCGGCACCGGGCCGATTCCCGCCCGGCTCAGCAGCTCGGCCAGCGACCCGGCCTCGGTCGGGTGCAGGTAGAGCTTCATGATCACGGCGGCGAAGATGATGAAGAAGATGGACAGGTAATTGTTGCGCAGACGGCGGCCGACAGCCTCCAGCCGCGAGATGGGAAACTCCGGCTGCAACAGCGACTCGGCCAGCGTCTCGTTCCATTCGGCGTGCGGGGCAAAGGGGGGCACGAGCATGGCGGCGAAGAAGTCGGTCTCCATGAGGCGGGCGCGCAGGCTCCACAATTCGTAGTAGCGGTAGCGGCGGGCCTCCATGAAGAGAAAGAGCAGCGTCAGCAGCATGACCAGCAAGAAGACGCCCCAATGGTTGGCCGGCGCGGCGAAGACGAAGGTGATCGACGCGGCCACGGTGACCACCGCCCAGTTGGTAGTCGTGTCCAGCCGCGAGCGCCAGACGTTGGAGCGCTGAATCTCGGCCCGGTAGTAGTGGACCATGGCCGTGTTGAACTCCGACGGCCGCATCTTGTAGCCGCGAAAAGTCCAGACCGCTTCATAGGACGTGCCGCCCGCAGCCGGCTCCGCCGCGTCGAAGTGAGTGGTGTTCGGTTGCTCGTTTTCAGACATTAATCCACCTCTACTGCTCCCAATCGATCCGCAAGATTTCCGGCGCGACCAGCGTGACCGGGCGACCCTGCCACAGGAAAGAATCGCCGGGGGCCATCGTCGCCGCCCGCTGCTCCCAGACACAGACCAGATTCTCGGCGATGGGCGACGGCAACACACCGGCCAGCCAGCCGCCGACGGCGCACCACTGGTTGGCGTGGACGTAGTCGGGCCGGGCGTCCAGGAAGTAGCGCTCGAAGTCGGGCACGCCGCTGGCCGGATCAACGTAAGTCAGGATGTCGGCCGAGGTGCGGCCGTCGAGGCTGAGCACCGTGACCCGTTCATCCAGGAAGTAACGCAATTGCACCTCGGTGACGGCAATCGCCACGTCGCCGGTCGGTGGCGCGCCCAGGTCGGCCAGGAAACCATCGGTCAGCGCCGCGCGGGCGGGCGGCGCGGCCACGAGGAACGGGACGTTGGCGGCATAGTAGCGCCGATTGGCCGGGCCATAGATCACGTCCAGCGCCCGCTGTGGGGCATAGCGGCCGGGGCCGAGGCGACGGTAGGCGTCGAGCGCGCCGGTGGCGGCCAGGAAGAGGGCGGCGAGGGCGAGGAAGGCGACCGCCAACCGCCGATAGCCGAGCGCCGCCAGACGGTCATAGATTCGCACCAGACCAGTGACCCCGGCCAAAAAGAAGAAGGGGAAGAGGGGCAGGAAGTAGCGGCCGAACGCTTCAGCGCCGACGACGAAGGTGTAGAACACCACCCCGGCACTGACCAGCAGGACGGCGGCGACTTGCGGAAACTGTTCGCGGTAGAGCGTCAGGCGTGGCTTGGTAGGCCGGATGAAGCGCCCGGCCAACGCCCCGGCCGTCACCAGGAAGCCTGCTGCCAGCGGCAGGAAGGCCGTCGCCAGCGAGACGAGGGCCTTGGGGTGCAGGTAGAGCAGGCCGGGGACGAGCGGCAGCGCGCCCATGCGGCCGTTATAGAGCCGAGCTATGGAGGAATCGGTCAGGATGCTGCCGGTGAGGGCGTACTGGTAGGCGAACCAGGGCAGGACGACGGCGGCAGCGACGAGAACGAGCAGGATGAGACCGCCGACGGCCGACCGACGGCCCCCAAGAGAGGGCCAGAGCAGCGGCAGCGCCAGCGCCACCAGCAGCAAAGCAAACAGGCCGCTATCCGGCCGCGTCAGCAGCGCCCAGCCCAACAATAAGCCGATGATGCCATAGCGCCGGGCAGTCGGCCAATCGTCAGGCAGGTGGTCGTCTGTCGTCGGTCGTCGGTCGTCGGTCAGCGTTCGCCCCGCCAGCGCGTAGTAGAGCAACAGCAGTTGCAACGCCGCGGCCACGTTCTCCAGCCCGCCCAGGGCGTTGGCGACGATGGTCGTATGGCCCAACCACAGCAGCACCACACCCCCCAGCGCCGCGCCGCGCAACCCCCACAGGTCGCGCCCCGCCCGGTAGAGGACGTAGCCGGCGGCCAGCCAAAAGAGGACGGCGGTGAGGGCCAGCACAACCGGCGTCCACGCCCCGACCAGCCGGAAGTAGAGGGCCAGCAACATCGTCCAGAACGGGCTGGTGGAAGCGACGACGATCTCGCCGCCGGGGTTGAACTGGAAGGGGCGGCCGGCGGCGAACGCCTCGGCAATCGCCAGATGCACCTGCGCGTCACCGGCCAGATTCAGCGCGAAGGGCGCGGCCAACAACAGCGCCGTCGCCCCGAGCAGCAGGAGCAGCGGACGCGCCCGGCCTTGCGATTGGCTTTCGGCCACGGCGGGCGCGGCGACGTGCCGTCCGGTCAAGCCCGTTTCTCCGGCGGGGCCAGACCGCCCTGGCGGGCGATCTCCTGCACCAGCGCCTCGGCCAGGGCCAGCAGCGCCTTGTCGTCGGCCGGCAGATCGCCGTAGGGCACGTTGACGCGGCCGTCGCGGGTGGGCACGGACAGGGCGAAAACGTGGGCCTCGTTGTGGACTTCCTCGTCGTCTACAGCGGCCACGCCCACCCGGTAATCGCGCTCGGCATGGACGCCGCGCTCCTTCAGGGTGCTATAGAGGCGATCGACGTAGAGGCCGCCCTCAATGAACAGGTCGTTGATCTCGGTGGCGTCCTGGAAGCGATCCCAGGTGGTGTGGATGAACGTGACCCGCCGCCAGCGCAGGCTGACGATGGGCTGGGCCAGCTTGTGGAGTTCTTCCAACTGCACCTTGTAGTAGATTTCGTCGGCGCGGGGGTGATCGGGCTGGTCGGGCAACAGGTCACGGCGGCGGGCCAGTTCGTGGCCGGCGCGGCGGGCGTAGTAGTGGATGGCCCACTTCTCATCGCCGAACTTGCTGCCGAAGTAGAAGGCCAGATATTCGGCGTGCAGCCCCTTGGGCGCGAAACGCTGCGGGATGCGATACCAGCCCTCGCGGCGAATGATGTCGAAATCCGACGGCCGCGGGACGTAGGCGACTAGGACGCGGTCTTCCGGGTACATGACATCTAGTTTACAGTGAAATGGGCTAATGTTCTATGTTGAACCCTTCGCCATGCTTCTAAATCAGGGCCGGGTTTGATATAATGCCTTTGATGTCGCTAACAATTGACGTAGCCCCCGAATTGATGAACCCGCTGCAACAATTAGCCACCGAACGTGGCGAATCGGTGAGCACGATTGTCGAGCAGTTGATCGCTGACTATTTGCGGGAGCAGCGCCATCGTTTGTTGCTAGATGAGATGGAACGTTTTCGTTCCCGGCACGCAGAGTTACGAACTCAATATGAAGGCGAATTTATCGCCATGCGCGCTGGGCATGTTCTCGACCACGATTATGACGGTAGCCGGTTGTACACTCGAATGAGAGAACGGTTCGGTGATGTCCCGGTGCTCATCGTCGAAGTCACAGACCAGCCTGAACAACAATTTACTCGCTTGAGCCGGCAAGCCGTACAGTGAAACAACCCTACAATCACCAATATCGTCCACCGATCCCGGTGCTTTCCGTCCGTCTCTACTCGCCCATTAGTGATCGATTCACTCCCACAATCTCGGCGCTGGTCGATACCGGATCAGATGCTTCGCTTATCCCGTTAACTCACATCGACGAGCTTGGGGCCGAAGAAACCGCCCCCGGATGGTTGGTCGGAATTACCGGAGATCGAAAACCGGTTTCGCTGTTCTTCGTGGACATCTACATCGGCGAGCAAGTCCTAGCGGGCATTCGCGTGATAGGTGACCCGGATGCCGACGAGGTGATCCTGGGACGCGATGTGCTGAATAAATTGCCCGTCTTTTTGGATGGGCCACAAAAGGCATTAGTCATCCCTGACGATAAAACCATCAACCGTTTGCGCCGAGAGTAAGACAAACAATGCCCGAATTACCCGAAGTCGAAACCTTCGTCCGCGCTTTGCGCCGGCCGCTCGTAGGCCGAACGATCACCGGGGCGCGCAACGACTGGCCGCGCCACGTGGTTGTGCCGCGGCCGGATGAACTGCGCGAGCGCGTCACCGGCCGCCGTATCGAGGCCATCGACCGCCGTGGCAAATACCTGGTCTTCAGCCTCAGCGACGACGAGACGCTCATCATCCACCTCAAGATGACCGGCCACCTGTCGGTCGTGCCGGCCCACACGCCGCCCGACCCCTATGCCCACACCGTGTTCGAGCTGGACGACGGCCACGAACTGCGCTTCCGCGACCCGCGCAAATTCGGCCGCGTCTATCTGGTGCATGACCCGGCCGACGTGCTGGCCCCACTCGGCCCGGAGCCGCTGCCCGACGAATTCACCGCCGGCGAACTGGCCGCGCGTCTGGCCGGGCGCAAGCGGGTGCTCAAGCCGCTGCTGCTCGACCAGACGTTCATCGCCGGCATCGGCAATATCTACGCCGACGAGGCGCTCCACGACGCCCGGCTGCTGCCCACCCGGCGCAGCGACACGCTGACGGCCGAGGAAATAGTCGCCCTCCACGCCGCCATCCGGAACGTATTGGCTCTGGGCATCGACCGCGAGGGGGCCAGCATCAGCAGCTACGTGAAGGCCGACGGCGAAAAGGGGGACATGCAGAACGCCGTGGCCGTCTTTCGCCGCACGGGGCAGTCGTGCTATACCTGTGGCGGGCCGATTGAGCGCATTGTGTTGGGCGGGCGGAGTACGCATTTCTGCCCCAATTGCCAGCGGTAAAGAACCGGCCGCAGTGCAGACCCGGCAGTGGCTTTAGAGGCTAATCTACCAGCGGCTCGCGCCAGGGGTGAGTCATATCTTTTAGGCCGGTGTATTCCCGCGGACTGTTGCGGCCCACCCCACGGCCGCGGTCAACCTGTCACTCAAACGCGATACGACGGGCTCTGTAGGGTAATTCGATATTCTCGTGGTTCATTTGGGATGGGTTGCTGTCGCTGGTCGTGTCCGGCGGGGTTGTGTTGGTGGCGTAGGGGCCGGCGTGGGGGCCTGCCTGACCATCGCCGTTGTCGCCCCAGCATTCAACCGCGCCAGTGGACTTCAGGGCGCAGGTGTGGAATCCGCCGGCGCTAACCTGGATATAGGGGCCGGGCTTATTGGCCGCCTGGCCATTGCTCTTGCTGCCCCAGCACTCGACCGCCCCGCTCGGCGTCAGGGCGCAGGTATGGAATCCGCCGGCGCTAACGTGCGTGTAGGGGCCGGGCCGGTCGGCCGCCTGGAGGTCGGCGTTTTCGCCCCAGCACTCGACCGCCCCGCTCGGCGTCAGGGCGCAGGTGTGGAATCCGCCGGTGCTAACTTGCGTGTAGGGGCCGGGCCGGTCGGCCGCCTGGCCGTCCCCGTTGTCGCCCCAGCATTCAACCGCGCCGGCCGGCGTCAGGGCGCAGGTGTGGAATCTGCCGGCGTTGACCTGGGTATAGGGGCCGGCCTGGTCGGTCGCCTGGCCGTCCCCGTTG is drawn from Candidatus Promineifilum breve and contains these coding sequences:
- a CDS encoding HNH endonuclease; translated protein: MEAGDRCGYCLSRQEFVFAPLEIEHIVPTSRGGSDEVENLWLACRLCNSYKGTQIEAIDPATGGRYRLFNLRTQSWAEHFRWSADGTTIEGLTPCGRATVLALQLNNLLAVTVRRSWVQVGWHP
- a CDS encoding DUF2270 domain-containing protein → MSENEQPNTTHFDAAEPAAGGTSYEAVWTFRGYKMRPSEFNTAMVHYYRAEIQRSNVWRSRLDTTTNWAVVTVAASITFVFAAPANHWGVFLLVMLLTLLFLFMEARRYRYYELWSLRARLMETDFFAAMLVPPFAPHAEWNETLAESLLQPEFPISRLEAVGRRLRNNYLSIFFIIFAAVIMKLYLHPTEAGSLAELLSRAGIGPVPGSVVLGAHVVFLGILLLTVLITRGLHEASGEVLPKYDIGDFLGDLWPGHGERETDTGSAWSRLSIRSRRRQQVMALIVAADPAKVAARVIAEMKRGATALHGRGMFLKQERDVLLVALTVTEIEQLKLIVGEEDPHAFITVIPAKEVVGEGFVPLDNNH
- a CDS encoding pepsin/retropepsin-like aspartic protease family protein; the protein is MKQPYNHQYRPPIPVLSVRLYSPISDRFTPTISALVDTGSDASLIPLTHIDELGAEETAPGWLVGITGDRKPVSLFFVDIYIGEQVLAGIRVIGDPDADEVILGRDVLNKLPVFLDGPQKALVIPDDKTINRLRRE
- the mutM gene encoding bifunctional DNA-formamidopyrimidine glycosylase/DNA-(apurinic or apyrimidinic site) lyase gives rise to the protein MPELPEVETFVRALRRPLVGRTITGARNDWPRHVVVPRPDELRERVTGRRIEAIDRRGKYLVFSLSDDETLIIHLKMTGHLSVVPAHTPPDPYAHTVFELDDGHELRFRDPRKFGRVYLVHDPADVLAPLGPEPLPDEFTAGELAARLAGRKRVLKPLLLDQTFIAGIGNIYADEALHDARLLPTRRSDTLTAEEIVALHAAIRNVLALGIDREGASISSYVKADGEKGDMQNAVAVFRRTGQSCYTCGGPIERIVLGGRSTHFCPNCQR
- a CDS encoding RCC1 domain-containing protein yields the protein MGSSNVATPRRPILSAIALVLLTLLLFGARLTALTNALTGPTEIVSAGKHFTCALMPSGAVDCWGGNGDGQATDQTGPYTQLSAGEIHACALTPAGTIDCWGANTDGQAAGQTGSYTQVSAGEYHTCALTPSGAVDCWGGNGDGQATDQAGPYTQVNAGRFHTCALTPAGAVECWGDNGDGQAADRPGPYTQVSTGGFHTCALTPSGAVECWGENADLQAADRPGPYTHVSAGGFHTCALTPSGAVECWGSKSNGQAANKPGPYIQVSAGGFHTCALKSTGAVECWGDNGDGQAGPHAGPYATNTTPPDTTSDSNPSQMNHENIELPYRARRIAFE